Proteins from a genomic interval of Vanacampus margaritifer isolate UIUO_Vmar chromosome 4, RoL_Vmar_1.0, whole genome shotgun sequence:
- the LOC144050218 gene encoding uncharacterized protein LOC144050218, with product MDSHTANVGEEDERQEWSSSLEEEKKKKRPSIKAEEEEVNIGPEAAQLPVIHVIVKDEDDEDDEDDEDEAHWSQGENVRAEPAQSEPLSDSEDKLTLRHDDDNLTCCQCDETFPDSATLQRHAQSHAGEKSFGCPSCGKAFARKSNLKLHVRTHTGEKPFPCPLCGKRFSEKGNLMKHASTHTGEKPFTCSVCGERFSRKGNLATHAHTHTGEKTFSCAACETSFSLRSALLRHMRTHSGEKPFPCSLCQQQFSQKGHLLRHMRTHSGEKPYPCSICGKRFSQKGSLVTHKSTHGVEKPFFCSVCTQTFSQKGNLMKHVRKHTGEKPFACQHCQQKFTHKYQLNKHKCAPEARGRQ from the exons ATGGACTCTCACACAGCAA ATGTTGGTGAAGAAGATGAGCGGCAGGAGTGGAGCTCCAGtttggaggaggagaagaagaagaagcgccCCAGCATTAAAGcagaagaggaggaagtgaaCATCGGTCCCGAGGCGGCCCAGTTGCCGGTGATTCACGTGATTGTCAAGGACGAAGATGACGAAGATGACGAAGATGACGAAGATGAAGCTCACTGGTCCCAAGGTGAGAACGTCCGAGCGGAGCCGGCGCAATCCGAGCCGCTATCGGACAGCGAGGACAAGTTAACGTTACGCCATGACGACGACAACTTGACCTGTTGTCAATGCGACGAAACCTTCCCCGATTCTGCCACTTTGCAAAGACACGCGCAAAGTCACGCGGGAGAGAAAAGCTTTGGTTGTCCATCTTGCGGCAAAGCCTTCGCCAGAAAGAGCAATTTGAAGCTCCACGTGAGGAcgcacacgggagaaaaacctttcCCTTGCCCGCTGTGCGGCAAAAGATTCTCCGAAAAGGGAAATCTGATGAAACACGCCAGCACGCACACGGGAGAGAAACCGTTCACTTGCTCAGTTTGCGGGGAACGATTCTCCCGCAAAGGCAACTTGGccacgcacgcgcacactcaCACGGGCGAGAAAACGTTCTCGTGCGCCGCCTGCGAGACGAGCTTCAGTCTGCGGTCGGCGCTTTTGAGACACATGAGGACGCACAGCGGAGAGAAACCCTTCCCCTGCTCCCTTTGCCAGCAACAATTCTCCCAGAAAGGACACCTGCTGAGACACATGAGGACGCACAGCGGAGAGAAACCCTACCCCTGCTCAATTTGCGGCAAACGATTCTCCCAAAAAGGCAGTTTGGTGACGCACAAGAGCACGCACGGCGTGGAGAAACcctttttttgctctgtttgCACGCAGACTTTCTCCCAAAAGGGGAACTTGATGAAGCACGTCAGGAAacacacaggagagaaaccCTTCGCTTGTCAACATTGTCAGCAGAAATTCACACACAAGTACCAGCTGAACAAGCACAAATGCGCTCCTGAGGCGAGAGGCCGGCAATGA
- the LOC144050906 gene encoding uncharacterized protein LOC144050906: MDSHTADVFGAPLLKEEEPPGIKEEQPEPLPLKEEEEEQSISREDVGKLEVVVKSEEVDEGGGWKAGRLLAPLSDGEATSASRSPDDPDDPEARDDHPKGDVSLKCCQCDETFGKRRNLKRYSRWHAGEKSFCGKTFKRKTQVGRHTRVHTAGKPYGCHFCGKSFSERGHLTAHTRGHAGDKPFSCPACRKRFAAKGHLTAHGRTHTGERPFGCSLCEADFADSSALARHARTHTGEKPFACAVCRECFSQKGNLMTHTRTHTGEEPFACSLCGERFSQKGNLKTHTRTARRGETLRLHLVRRALRSPVSAVQTQMFWQESHVTAPLKFRQTCSHADPWLGFSISISMIIYCFDQVMFNKRYMIRETALDKILNVNIHISTIDSIATSENVFHIKPKLVLHEIVNWIESNRKYFGNVDGNPACLFESIFGRRGRSRPLASFCHFPKRVCLSLCRADVRQWRAEAPCHAHKVVGVIVKSENEEEVKGGGGGGGAGSQTAALRCGECHKCFGDKRHLKRHARCHTGEKPFVCSFCGKAFPRNEHLTSHVRIHTGEKPFACSACGRTFSHKSNLTAHMRRHTGDKPYECRQCGQRFSRKVSLSVHAKTHTGEKPFSCSVCAKTFSLKEHLSTHGRTHTGEKPFPCSLCPATFADRSALRRHTGTHSGEKPFPCSVCGKSFSLKAYLTEHQAAHGGKKAFSCGACKSKFSFRSALVRHMKTHGLDKAQKSKRRAGAAEHSSNTQ, translated from the exons ATGGATTCGCACACAGCAG ACGTGTTTGGGGCGCCCCTCCTAAAAGAGGAAGAGCCCCCTGGCATCAAAGAGGAGCAGCCGGAGCCCCTCCCcctgaaggaggaagaggaggagcaaaGCATCAGTCGGGAGGATGTCGGCAAACTTGAAGTGGTGGTGAAAAGCGAGGAAGTCGACGAGGGAGGAGGATGGAAAGCCGGGCGCCTCCTGGCGCCGCTCTCGGACGGCGAGGCGACTTCCGCGTCGCGCTCTCCCGACGACCCCGATGACCCTGAAGCCCGCGACGACCATCCGAAAGGTGATGTGAGCTTGAAATGTTGTCAGTGTGACGAAACGTTTGGCAAGAGGAGAAATTTAAAGCGCTACTCGCGCTGGCACGCGGGCGAGAAATCGTTTTGCGGCAAAACGTTCAAACGTAAAACGCAAGTCGGGAGACACACGAGGGTGCACACGGCGGGGAAACCGTACGGCTGCCACTTTTGCGGCAAAAGCTTCTCGGAGAGGGGACACTTGACCGCGCACACGCGAGGTCACGCCGGCGACAAGCCTTTCTCGTGCCCGGCCTGCCGCAAGCGCTTCGCCGCTAAGGGACATTTGACAGCGCACGGCAGGACCCACACGGGAGAGAGACCCTTCGGCTGCTCCCTTTGCGAGGCCGACTTCGCGGACAGCTCGGCGCTGGCCCGGCACGCGCGGACGCACACGGGGGAGAAACCCTTCGCGTGCGCCGTTTGCCGCGAGTGCTTCTCGCAGAAGGGCAACCTGATGACGCACACGAGGACGCACACGGGCGAGGAACCCTTCGCTTGCTCGCTTTGCGGCGAGCGCTTCTCGCAGAAGGGCAACTTGAAGACGCACACGAGGACGGCACGCCGGGGAGAAACCCTTCGGCTGCACTTGGTGCGGCGAGCGCTTCGCTCGCCAGTGTCAGCGGTCCAAACACAAATGTTCTGGCAGGAGTCGCACGTGACGGCGCCGCTCAAATTCCGACAGACGTGCTCGCATGCTGATCCTTGGCTCGG tttttcaatttcgaTTTCAATgatcatttattgttttgatcaggtcatgttcaataaaagaTACATGATTCGCGAAACTGCATTGGATAAAATTttgaatgtaaatattcatatttctaCTATTGACAGCATTGCAACTTCTGAGAACGTCTTCCATATCAAACCAAAATTGGTCCTGCATGAAATCGTCAACTGGATCGAATCCAATCGAAAGTATTTTGGAAATGTGGATGGAAACCCAGCCTGTTTGTTTGAAAGCATTTTTGGAAGACGAGGACGTTCCCGCCCGCTCGCTTCTTTTTGCCATTTTCCAAAgcgtgtttgtttgtctttgtgtcGTGCAGACGTCCGGCAGTGGCGAGCCGAGGCGCCCTGCCACGCCCACAAAGTCGTCGGCGTGATTGTGAAGAGTGAAAATGAAGAGGAGGTcaaaggcggcggcggcggcggcggcgcgggAAGCCAAACGGCCGCCTTGCGATGCGGCGAGTGCCACAAATGCTTCGGCGACAAGCGTCACTTGAAGCGCCACGCGCGATGCCACACGGGGGAGAAACCCTTCGTCTGCTCCTTTTGCGGCAAGGCCTTCCCCCGCAACGAGCATCTGACGTCGCACGTGAGAATCCACACGGGCGAGAAGCCCTTCGCGTGTTCGGCGTGCGGCCGCACCTTTTCTCACAAGTCCAACCTGACGGCGCACATGAGGCGGCACACGGGCGACAAACCGTACGAGTGCCGCCAGTGCGGCCAACGCTTCTCGCGCAAGGTCAGCCTGAGCGTCCACGCCAAGACGCACACCGGGGAGAAACCCTTCAGCTGCTCCGTCTGCGCCAAAACCTTCTCCCTCAAGGAACACTTGAGTACGCACGGCAGGAcgcacaccggagagaaacCCTTCCCCTGCTCCCTTTGCCCGGCGACTTTCGCCGACCGCTCGGCGCTGAGAAGGCACACCGGGACGCACTCGGGGGAGAAACCCTTCCCCTGCTCCGTGTGCGGCAAAAGCTTCTCGCTGAAGGCTTACCTGACGGAACACCAGGCAGCGCACGGCGGCAAAAAAGCCTTCTCGTGCGGCGCCTGCAAGTCCAAGTTTAGTTTCCGTTCGGCGTTGGTGCGCCACATGAAGACGCACGGCCTGGACAAAGCGCAGAAGAGCAAACGCCGCGCGGGTGCTGCTGAGCATAGCAGCAACACGCAGTGA